A window from Paraburkholderia acidiphila encodes these proteins:
- a CDS encoding TauD/TfdA dioxygenase family protein has translation MTTPATFTASAAAPQHFEILPLNARLGAEVVGLDLAKPVSSKDFARIHRAHLDHHVLVFRDQRITPEQQVEFSRRFGPLQIHVLHQFALAGHPEVLIVSNIVENGKPIGLGDAGHFWHSDLSYKEKPSLGSLLHAQELPAEGGDTLFANMHLAWETLPAHLRSAVEGRRAEHTYLARYAELQARSPWRPNLTAEQIARVLPVVHPVVRTHPETGRKALFVSEHFTTRIVDLPEDESRALLDELFAHSVRADHCYRHAWREHDLVFWDNRSLMHLAAGTPDHLRRKLYRTTIEGDTPF, from the coding sequence GTGACTACCCCCGCCACATTCACCGCTTCTGCCGCCGCGCCGCAGCACTTCGAGATTCTTCCCCTGAATGCGCGCCTTGGCGCGGAAGTCGTCGGCCTCGATCTCGCGAAGCCGGTTTCCAGCAAAGACTTCGCACGCATTCATCGCGCGCACCTCGATCATCACGTGCTGGTGTTTCGCGACCAGCGCATCACGCCGGAACAACAGGTCGAGTTCAGCCGCCGCTTCGGGCCGCTGCAGATCCATGTGTTGCATCAGTTCGCACTGGCGGGCCACCCGGAGGTGCTGATCGTCTCGAACATCGTGGAGAACGGCAAGCCCATCGGCCTTGGCGACGCGGGCCACTTCTGGCATTCCGATCTTTCATACAAGGAAAAGCCGAGCCTCGGTTCGCTGCTGCACGCGCAGGAGTTGCCCGCAGAGGGCGGAGACACGCTGTTCGCCAACATGCATCTCGCGTGGGAAACGCTGCCTGCGCACTTGCGTAGCGCCGTGGAGGGGCGGCGCGCCGAGCATACCTATCTCGCGCGCTATGCGGAGCTCCAGGCGCGCAGCCCGTGGCGGCCGAATCTCACGGCGGAGCAGATCGCGCGGGTCTTGCCCGTTGTGCACCCAGTCGTGCGCACGCATCCTGAGACGGGCCGCAAAGCGCTGTTCGTGAGCGAACATTTCACGACGCGCATCGTCGATCTGCCCGAGGACGAAAGCCGCGCGCTGCTCGACGAACTGTTCGCCCACAGCGTGCGCGCAGACCATTGCTACCGCCACGCATGGCGCGAGCATGACCTCGTGTTCTGGGACAACCGCTCCCTCATGCACCTCGCTGCGGGCACGCCCGATCATCTGCGCCGCAAGCTTTATCGCACCACCATCGAAGGCGATACGCCGTTTTGA
- a CDS encoding zinc-dependent alcohol dehydrogenase family protein, with protein MKALVLSHYDGPLELATLERPQPQPGQVLVRIHAAGLNPLDVKIRAGKADHAKHPLPLVLGIDMAGVVEAVGAGVTRFAPGDEVYGMTGGVGGIQGALAEYAAVDADLLARKPANLSMREAAALPLAFITAWSGIVDRAHLAAGQSVLVQGGAGGVGHVAVQIACALGAQVFATGSARNADVISRMGATPIDYGASGVEQYVQAHTAGAGFDLVVDTVGGKTLDASFAAVKHFGHVVSALGWGTHALAPLSFREATYSGVFTLYPLLSGKHRAHHGEMLGEATRLAEAGLLAPRVDSRRFALADVERGYEAVADGSAGSKVVVEVG; from the coding sequence ATGAAAGCGCTCGTCCTCAGCCACTACGATGGTCCGCTCGAACTTGCCACGCTGGAGCGCCCGCAACCGCAACCGGGCCAGGTGCTCGTGCGCATTCATGCGGCAGGTCTGAACCCGCTCGACGTGAAGATTCGCGCGGGAAAGGCCGATCATGCAAAGCATCCACTGCCGCTCGTGCTCGGTATCGACATGGCGGGCGTGGTGGAAGCGGTCGGCGCTGGCGTTACGCGTTTCGCGCCCGGCGACGAGGTGTATGGCATGACGGGCGGCGTGGGCGGCATTCAAGGCGCGCTGGCCGAGTATGCCGCCGTTGACGCGGACCTGCTCGCGCGCAAGCCCGCGAATCTCTCCATGCGTGAAGCGGCTGCGCTGCCGCTTGCGTTCATCACGGCGTGGTCGGGCATCGTCGATCGTGCGCATCTGGCGGCGGGCCAGAGCGTGCTGGTTCAGGGCGGCGCGGGCGGTGTCGGCCACGTGGCCGTGCAGATTGCGTGTGCGCTCGGGGCGCAGGTTTTCGCCACGGGTAGCGCGCGCAATGCAGACGTGATTTCGCGAATGGGCGCGACGCCTATCGACTATGGCGCGTCTGGCGTTGAGCAGTACGTTCAGGCGCATACCGCAGGCGCTGGCTTCGATCTCGTCGTGGACACCGTGGGTGGCAAGACCCTCGATGCCTCCTTTGCCGCAGTCAAGCATTTCGGGCATGTGGTGAGCGCGCTCGGGTGGGGGACGCATGCGCTCGCGCCGCTGTCGTTTCGGGAGGCGACGTATTCGGGTGTGTTTACGCTTTATCCGCTGTTGAGTGGCAAGCATCGGGCGCATCACGGGGAAATGTTGGGGGAGGCGACGCGGCTTGCCGAGGCCGGGTTGCTTGCTCCGCGGGTGGATTCGCGGCGGTTCGCGCTCGCGGATGTTGAGCGGGGTTATGAAGCCGTAGCCGATGGTAGTGCGGGGAGTAAGGTTGTTGTTGAGGTTGGGTGA
- a CDS encoding dihydrolipoyl dehydrogenase has translation MHTLRTDVAIIGSGTAGLSAYRAAKAEGASAIIIEGGAYGTTCARVGCMPSKLLIAAAEAAHAVSLAPRFGVNPHGMEIDGRAVMARVRSERDRFVGFVVEGVLALPEADRLVGHARFIDDGLIQVGEHTQVRAKSVVIATGSTPTIPASLAGLGDRLIVNDDVFAWEDLPRSVAVVGAGVIGLELGQALTRLGVRVTLYGGSHGSVGPLTDPRVIAEAHRVFGAEMHFETQGRVVSATRNDAGVTLRYARVDGTESEETFDYVLAAAGRHPNVASLGLANTSLELDAHGVPRSDPATLQAGTAPVFVAGDANDVLPLLHEAADEGRAAGRNAARVPEVEPVARRAPLAIVFSDPQIAMVGKAHRELVAGSFVTGAVSFEDQGRSRVMLKNHGLGHVYVDRATRRFVGAEWFGPAAEHIGHLLAWSVQMGLSVDDMLAMPFYHPVVEEGLRTALRDAASQLNHKG, from the coding sequence ATGCATACTCTGCGAACGGATGTTGCGATCATCGGCTCGGGCACGGCTGGACTCTCAGCTTACCGCGCCGCGAAGGCGGAAGGTGCGAGCGCAATCATCATTGAAGGCGGCGCCTACGGAACGACGTGTGCGCGAGTGGGCTGTATGCCGTCGAAGCTGTTGATCGCGGCGGCCGAGGCGGCGCACGCGGTGAGTCTCGCGCCGCGCTTCGGCGTCAACCCGCACGGCATGGAAATCGACGGCCGCGCCGTGATGGCGCGCGTGCGCAGCGAGCGCGACCGGTTTGTCGGTTTCGTCGTGGAGGGCGTGCTTGCACTGCCAGAAGCGGACCGTCTGGTTGGGCATGCACGCTTTATCGACGACGGCCTGATTCAGGTGGGAGAGCATACGCAAGTGCGCGCAAAAAGCGTCGTGATCGCAACGGGATCGACACCCACGATACCCGCTTCGCTCGCGGGACTTGGCGACAGGCTCATCGTCAACGACGACGTGTTTGCGTGGGAAGACCTGCCGCGCAGCGTGGCGGTGGTCGGTGCGGGCGTAATCGGCCTGGAACTTGGCCAGGCGCTCACACGGCTTGGCGTGCGGGTCACGTTGTACGGCGGCTCGCACGGCAGCGTGGGGCCGCTTACGGACCCGCGCGTGATCGCTGAGGCGCACCGCGTGTTTGGCGCGGAGATGCACTTCGAAACCCAGGGGCGTGTCGTGTCGGCAACGCGCAACGATGCGGGTGTGACGCTCCGCTATGCCCGCGTCGATGGCACGGAGTCCGAAGAAACGTTTGATTACGTGTTGGCGGCAGCGGGTCGGCACCCCAACGTGGCGAGCCTCGGACTGGCGAACACGTCGCTCGAACTCGACGCGCACGGCGTGCCGCGCTCCGACCCGGCTACGCTACAGGCTGGCACCGCGCCGGTGTTCGTGGCGGGCGACGCGAACGACGTGCTGCCGCTGCTTCACGAAGCCGCCGACGAGGGGCGCGCCGCGGGCCGGAATGCAGCGCGCGTTCCGGAAGTCGAACCCGTCGCACGGCGCGCGCCGCTTGCGATCGTCTTCTCCGATCCGCAGATCGCGATGGTCGGCAAGGCGCACCGGGAACTGGTGGCGGGCAGCTTCGTGACGGGCGCCGTGAGTTTCGAGGACCAGGGCCGCAGCCGTGTGATGCTCAAGAACCACGGCTTGGGCCATGTCTACGTGGATCGCGCGACACGGCGCTTCGTGGGTGCGGAATGGTTCGGGCCGGCGGCCGAGCATATCGGCCACCTGCTCGCCTGGAGCGTGCAGATGGGGTTGAGCGTGGACGACATGCTGGCGATGCCGTTCTATCACCCCGTCGTGGAAGAAGGGTTGCGCACGGCGTTGCGCGACGCCGCGTCGCAACTGAATCACAAGGGCTGA
- a CDS encoding LysR family transcriptional regulator, with amino-acid sequence MTPTDLLPLLPDLATFARVVDAGNFSVAARQLGSTPSTVSRQMQRLERALGTRLLERSTRSLRLTESGAEVYRHCTEMVEAAASAAQAASRLAGRPHGRVSVSAPISFAQSVIHPLIAGFLRAYEEVAVQLIFTDHDVDPVRDSVDIVIRPTPTPPPGLAARRLGTLQWMPCASPAYLRERGTPKHPKDLARHDCLYLGETPDDNRWTFRRGAQTHTVEVKGRYIANDVGARRDAALADWGIASLPEFAAADALRDGLLVRVLPEWSLAPRAYSGPVWMLYPPNRFLPPKVRVLIDWLAQHTTA; translated from the coding sequence ATGACGCCCACCGACCTCCTGCCCCTGCTGCCCGATCTGGCCACCTTCGCCCGCGTGGTCGATGCCGGTAATTTCTCGGTCGCGGCGCGCCAGCTCGGCAGTACGCCTTCCACCGTGAGCCGCCAGATGCAGCGGCTCGAACGCGCGCTCGGCACGCGCCTGCTGGAACGCTCCACACGCAGCCTGCGGCTCACGGAATCGGGCGCCGAGGTCTACCGTCACTGCACGGAGATGGTCGAAGCCGCCGCGAGCGCTGCCCAGGCGGCCAGCCGCCTTGCCGGCCGCCCGCATGGCCGCGTGAGTGTCAGCGCCCCCATTTCCTTCGCGCAAAGCGTCATCCATCCGCTGATTGCCGGCTTTCTGCGCGCGTATGAGGAAGTCGCGGTGCAGCTCATCTTCACCGACCACGACGTCGACCCGGTGCGCGACAGCGTCGATATCGTGATCCGCCCCACGCCCACGCCGCCGCCGGGGCTCGCGGCGCGGCGGCTCGGCACGCTGCAATGGATGCCGTGCGCGTCCCCGGCTTATCTGCGCGAGCGCGGCACGCCGAAACACCCGAAGGACCTCGCGCGCCACGATTGCCTCTATCTGGGCGAAACCCCCGACGACAACCGCTGGACGTTCCGGCGCGGGGCGCAAACGCACACCGTCGAGGTAAAGGGCCGCTATATTGCCAACGACGTGGGCGCGCGGCGCGACGCGGCGCTTGCGGACTGGGGCATTGCGAGCCTGCCCGAATTCGCCGCGGCGGACGCGCTGCGCGACGGCTTGCTCGTGCGCGTGCTGCCCGAGTGGTCGCTCGCGCCGCGCGCGTACAGCGGCCCGGTGTGGATGCTCTATCCTCCCAATCGCTTTCTGCCGCCGAAGGTGCGCGTATTGATCGACTGGCTCGCGCAGCACACGACCGCGTGA
- a CDS encoding DMT family transporter codes for MNALTRSSRTVDLLLVAVALIWGTSYGVVKGALLVYPVLGLLALRFGLTFVLLSPALRALRHVTWRDRIGVFGAGLLLLGIFLAETFGVSLTNASNAAFLISLCVVLTPLVEWAWLKRAPRPVEWLAAGVSLLGALLLTGGHVAASPGDLLVVLAALLRAVTTCAVKRAMKSGAVPALTVTAVQSAVVSIGCAALALTVAPEQWQPLPHWQGHGVFWGSVIYLVAGCTLFAFFVQNYAVSRSSPTRVALLMGSEPVFGALFACVWLGERLSVPAWIGGMLIVAASLFALKREPQAEMQEAVKA; via the coding sequence ATGAATGCCCTGACCCGTTCGTCCCGCACCGTCGATCTGCTGCTCGTCGCCGTCGCCCTCATTTGGGGCACGAGCTATGGCGTCGTGAAGGGTGCGCTGCTCGTCTACCCGGTGCTGGGCCTGCTCGCCCTGCGTTTTGGCCTCACGTTCGTGCTGCTGTCGCCCGCGCTGCGCGCTCTGCGTCATGTGACGTGGCGCGACCGGATCGGCGTGTTCGGTGCGGGTCTGCTGCTACTCGGCATCTTTCTGGCCGAGACGTTCGGCGTTTCACTGACGAACGCCTCGAACGCGGCGTTTCTTATCAGCCTGTGCGTGGTGCTCACGCCGCTCGTGGAGTGGGCGTGGCTCAAGCGCGCGCCGCGCCCGGTGGAATGGCTGGCGGCCGGCGTGTCGCTGCTCGGCGCGCTGCTCCTGACTGGCGGCCACGTTGCGGCGAGCCCGGGCGACTTGCTGGTCGTGCTGGCCGCGCTGTTGCGCGCGGTGACCACTTGCGCGGTCAAGCGCGCGATGAAGTCGGGCGCTGTGCCGGCGCTCACGGTGACGGCGGTGCAGTCCGCCGTCGTGTCGATCGGCTGCGCGGCGCTCGCGCTCACTGTCGCGCCCGAACAATGGCAGCCGTTGCCGCACTGGCAGGGGCACGGCGTGTTCTGGGGCAGCGTGATCTATCTCGTGGCGGGCTGCACGCTGTTCGCCTTCTTCGTGCAGAACTACGCCGTGAGCCGCAGCAGCCCCACGCGCGTGGCGTTGCTCATGGGCAGCGAGCCGGTGTTCGGCGCCCTCTTTGCCTGCGTGTGGCTGGGCGAGCGTCTTTCCGTGCCTGCGTGGATCGGCGGCATGCTGATTGTTGCGGCCTCGCTGTTTGCGCTCAAGCGGGAACCCCAGGCCGAAATGCAGGAAGCCGTGAAAGCGTAG
- a CDS encoding LLM class flavin-dependent oxidoreductase translates to MAKANKPILLNAFNMNCVGHINHGLWTHPRDRSTDYRTLAYWTNLARTLERGLFDGLFLADIVGVYDVYQRNVDVTLRESIQLPVNDPTLVVPAMAAVTEHLGFGVTVNLTYEQPYLLARRFSTLDHLTQGRIGWNIVTGYLDSAARAMGLEQQLPHDERYDRADEYLEVLYKLWEGSWESDAVRRDKAARIFADPAKLHRVEHAGRYYRMDGYHLAEPSPQRTPVLFQAGSSGRGQRFAARHAECVFISPPNRAAARETVRALREQLVQAGRRPDDVKVFVGAAVVPGATEREAREKYADYRQYASREAGLAHFASSTGIDYAQYDLDAPVDYAPGNAIESATRTAKQHGWTRRKLLEMFELGGRYPAIVGSASQVADELQAWIDEADVDGFNLSRTVVPESYEDFVDLVVPELQARGRYKSAYAPGTLREKLFGDAPTLPQRHAGAGFRRVTESA, encoded by the coding sequence ATGGCAAAAGCCAACAAACCCATATTGCTCAACGCGTTCAACATGAATTGCGTGGGGCACATCAATCACGGACTGTGGACGCATCCGCGCGACCGCTCGACCGACTACCGCACGCTCGCATACTGGACGAATCTCGCGCGCACGCTGGAGCGCGGGCTCTTCGACGGACTGTTTCTCGCCGATATCGTGGGCGTCTACGACGTCTATCAGCGCAACGTGGACGTGACGTTGCGCGAGTCGATCCAGCTGCCGGTCAACGACCCCACGCTCGTCGTGCCGGCGATGGCCGCGGTGACCGAGCATCTCGGCTTTGGCGTGACGGTCAATCTCACTTACGAGCAGCCGTATCTGCTGGCGCGGCGTTTTTCCACGCTCGATCACCTCACGCAAGGCCGCATTGGCTGGAACATCGTGACGGGCTATCTGGACAGCGCGGCGCGCGCCATGGGGCTCGAGCAGCAGCTTCCACACGACGAACGCTACGACCGCGCCGACGAATACCTGGAAGTCCTCTACAAACTCTGGGAAGGCAGTTGGGAATCAGACGCCGTGCGGCGCGACAAGGCCGCGCGTATTTTCGCGGACCCTGCGAAGCTGCACCGCGTGGAGCATGCGGGGCGCTACTACCGCATGGACGGCTATCACCTGGCGGAGCCTTCGCCGCAGCGCACGCCGGTGCTGTTCCAGGCGGGCAGTTCGGGGCGAGGGCAGCGTTTTGCGGCGCGCCATGCCGAATGCGTGTTCATTTCGCCGCCCAACCGCGCGGCGGCCCGCGAGACGGTGCGCGCGCTGCGCGAACAGCTGGTGCAAGCGGGGCGCCGCCCCGACGACGTGAAAGTTTTCGTTGGCGCGGCGGTGGTGCCGGGCGCGACCGAGCGCGAGGCACGCGAGAAGTATGCCGACTACCGCCAGTATGCGAGCCGCGAAGCGGGGCTCGCGCATTTCGCGTCGAGCACGGGCATCGATTACGCGCAATACGACCTCGACGCCCCCGTTGATTACGCGCCGGGCAACGCGATCGAATCCGCTACGCGCACGGCGAAGCAACATGGCTGGACGCGGCGCAAGCTGCTCGAGATGTTCGAGCTGGGCGGGCGCTATCCGGCGATTGTCGGCAGCGCTTCGCAGGTGGCGGACGAACTGCAGGCGTGGATTGACGAAGCCGATGTGGATGGCTTCAATCTGAGCCGGACTGTGGTGCCCGAGAGCTACGAGGATTTCGTGGATCTCGTCGTGCCCGAGTTGCAGGCGCGCGGGCGTTACAAGAGCGCGTATGCGCCCGGCACGTTGCGGGAGAAGTTGTTTGGGGATGCGCCTACGTTGCCGCAGCGGCACGCCGGGGCAGGGTTCAGGCGCGTGACGGAATCGGCCTGA
- a CDS encoding MetQ/NlpA family lipoprotein, whose translation MLAMLALGVSFGGVTLAHAADQTLRVGIMSGEDEDVWRVVAANAAKRGLTIKVTTFSEYTQPNEALSSHDLDANSFQHKPYLDAQIKARGYKIVPVGFTYVQPIGLYSRKVKSVADLPQGATIGVPNDPSNEGRSLLLLQAQGLITLRDDVGLLPTARDIAKNPKNIHIKELDSGIVGRAIGDLDAAVVNTDWAVKSGIKIPQERIAQEKVSGNPYRNFIAVNEKDANAPWVHALVESYQQPNVASEIVAVYHGATLPAWKDAPQQ comes from the coding sequence ATGCTGGCAATGCTTGCGCTGGGCGTGAGTTTTGGGGGCGTGACGCTTGCGCACGCAGCGGACCAGACGTTGCGCGTGGGCATCATGTCGGGCGAAGACGAGGACGTGTGGCGCGTGGTCGCCGCCAACGCTGCGAAGCGTGGCCTCACGATCAAGGTGACCACGTTCTCCGAATATACGCAGCCGAACGAAGCGCTCTCCAGCCACGACCTCGACGCGAACTCGTTCCAGCACAAGCCGTATCTCGACGCGCAGATCAAGGCGCGCGGCTACAAGATCGTGCCGGTGGGCTTTACCTATGTGCAGCCTATCGGGCTGTATTCGCGCAAGGTGAAGTCGGTGGCGGACCTGCCGCAGGGCGCGACCATCGGCGTGCCGAACGATCCGAGCAACGAGGGCCGCTCGCTCCTGCTGCTCCAGGCACAAGGGCTCATTACGCTGCGCGACGATGTCGGCCTCTTGCCGACCGCACGCGATATCGCGAAGAACCCGAAGAATATCCATATCAAGGAACTCGATTCGGGCATTGTCGGGCGCGCGATTGGCGATCTCGATGCGGCCGTGGTCAATACGGACTGGGCCGTGAAGTCGGGCATCAAGATTCCGCAAGAGCGTATTGCGCAAGAGAAGGTGAGTGGCAATCCGTATCGCAACTTCATTGCCGTGAACGAGAAAGACGCCAACGCGCCTTGGGTGCATGCGCTCGTGGAAAGCTATCAGCAGCCCAATGTCGCTTCCGAAATCGTTGCCGTCTATCACGGGGCGACGCTGCCCGCGTGGAAGGACGCGCCTCAGCAGTAA
- a CDS encoding YeiH family protein, whose product MSNTTLAAEGGKHARGQAVAAQRKPFGTEDWWAVAIGLFVIAIAYVLFASGGSIKSLAVAPARWNDFGALARDLAAHAGGYAALFVGFAAVFSVAIAALGLPVAQFIRGFFVLFVVSALIFVVGAWAQATRYNLEPPLIALALGLIVSNVFTLPAWLAPALRVEFYIKVGIVLLGATLPLTLIAWAGPVAVGQATIVSLVTFFVIYGTARALKIEQRFAAVLGVGGAVCGVSAAIAIAGAVRARREQASVAITLVVGWAIVMVFALPALSRAFGLPTGIAGAWIGTSEFADAAGIAAAQAYGDLARHAGGAVAGAPDAALQAFVLMKVVGRDIWIGIWAFVLAIVATTRWDREAGDEVQTTTRAREIWTRFPKFVIGFVIASAFVTWVASHYTLAEYRSVVTPAFVAPIVALRTWAFTFCFLSIGLTTRFAALSSTGVRPLAAFTAGVAVNVVIGYLLSAHVFAPYWLALGK is encoded by the coding sequence ATGAGCAATACGACGCTTGCCGCAGAGGGTGGCAAACATGCGCGTGGGCAGGCCGTGGCGGCCCAGCGCAAGCCGTTCGGTACGGAAGACTGGTGGGCGGTGGCAATCGGGCTCTTCGTCATTGCCATCGCCTATGTGCTGTTCGCTTCCGGCGGCAGCATCAAGAGCCTGGCGGTGGCGCCCGCGCGCTGGAACGACTTCGGCGCGCTCGCGCGCGACCTCGCCGCGCACGCGGGAGGCTACGCGGCGCTGTTCGTCGGCTTCGCGGCCGTATTCTCCGTGGCGATCGCGGCGCTTGGCTTGCCGGTGGCGCAATTCATCAGAGGATTTTTCGTTCTGTTCGTGGTGTCGGCGCTGATCTTCGTTGTGGGAGCGTGGGCGCAGGCTACGCGCTACAACCTCGAACCGCCGCTGATCGCACTCGCGCTCGGGCTGATTGTCTCGAACGTGTTCACGTTGCCTGCCTGGCTCGCGCCGGCACTGCGCGTGGAGTTCTACATCAAGGTTGGGATCGTGCTGCTCGGCGCGACGCTGCCGCTCACGTTGATCGCATGGGCCGGTCCGGTTGCCGTGGGGCAGGCCACGATCGTTTCGCTCGTCACCTTCTTCGTGATCTACGGCACCGCACGGGCGCTGAAGATCGAGCAGCGCTTCGCCGCGGTGCTGGGCGTGGGCGGCGCGGTGTGCGGCGTTTCGGCGGCAATCGCCATTGCGGGCGCGGTGCGCGCGCGGCGCGAGCAGGCGTCGGTGGCGATCACGCTCGTCGTGGGCTGGGCGATCGTCATGGTGTTCGCGCTGCCCGCGCTTTCGCGTGCGTTCGGCCTGCCGACAGGCATTGCCGGCGCCTGGATCGGCACCTCGGAATTCGCGGACGCGGCGGGCATCGCCGCCGCCCAGGCCTACGGCGATCTTGCGCGGCATGCGGGCGGCGCGGTAGCGGGGGCGCCCGACGCGGCGCTGCAGGCATTCGTGTTGATGAAGGTGGTGGGGCGCGATATCTGGATCGGCATCTGGGCCTTCGTGCTGGCGATCGTCGCGACCACGCGCTGGGACCGCGAGGCCGGCGACGAAGTACAAACAACGACACGCGCCCGCGAAATCTGGACGCGTTTCCCGAAGTTCGTGATTGGCTTCGTCATTGCTTCGGCGTTCGTCACGTGGGTCGCCTCGCACTACACGCTGGCCGAATACCGCAGCGTCGTGACACCGGCCTTCGTCGCGCCGATCGTCGCGCTGCGCACCTGGGCGTTCACGTTCTGCTTTCTGAGCATTGGCCTCACCACGCGCTTCGCCGCGCTTTCATCGACGGGTGTGAGGCCCCTTGCCGCGTTCACGGCCGGCGTGGCCGTGAATGTGGTGATCGGCTATCTGCTCTCGGCGCATGTGTTCGCACCGTACTGGCTGGCGCTCGGCAAATGA
- a CDS encoding phosphate/phosphite/phosphonate ABC transporter substrate-binding protein: MTRWIASLPMYNVTPHHAALWHALLSDCVAVFARAFEPGDVTIVNAPEGELMPHWRRKDLLLSQTCGYPYRMLGLADEVQLIATPIFDAPGCEGPRYRSVLVVSAEAWARGANTLEACRGLRAACNGTDSHSGMNAFRHSVAPLARGGRFFASVFWTGSHAATLRALASGAADVGAIDCVTLALLNDSHPEWFGGVRTIGMTHSAPGLPLIASRALGEGQAEALRDALDTALAADPERARTLRLRGFARLTGEAYAEIEDMANAATQQGYPELR; the protein is encoded by the coding sequence ATGACCCGCTGGATCGCTTCCCTGCCGATGTACAACGTCACGCCGCACCATGCGGCGTTGTGGCATGCGCTTTTGAGCGACTGCGTGGCGGTCTTCGCGCGTGCGTTCGAACCCGGCGACGTGACGATCGTGAACGCGCCCGAGGGCGAACTCATGCCCCACTGGCGCCGCAAGGATTTGCTGCTCTCGCAAACCTGCGGGTATCCGTACCGGATGCTCGGCCTCGCCGACGAAGTCCAGCTGATTGCGACCCCGATATTCGACGCCCCCGGCTGCGAAGGCCCGCGCTATCGAAGCGTGCTCGTCGTTTCCGCTGAAGCTTGGGCGCGCGGTGCGAACACGCTCGAAGCATGCCGAGGCCTGCGCGCCGCATGCAACGGTACGGATTCGCATAGCGGCATGAACGCGTTTCGCCACTCAGTCGCGCCGCTCGCGCGCGGCGGACGCTTCTTCGCCTCGGTGTTTTGGACTGGCTCGCATGCGGCCACGCTGCGGGCGCTGGCGAGCGGTGCGGCCGACGTGGGCGCCATCGACTGCGTCACGCTTGCACTGCTGAACGATTCGCATCCCGAATGGTTCGGTGGCGTTCGAACCATCGGCATGACACATTCCGCGCCCGGCCTTCCGCTCATCGCCTCACGTGCGCTCGGCGAAGGTCAGGCCGAAGCGCTGCGCGATGCTTTGGACACCGCGCTCGCAGCCGATCCCGAACGCGCGCGCACGCTGCGTCTGCGCGGATTCGCGAGACTCACTGGCGAGGCATACGCTGAAATCGAGGACATGGCCAACGCGGCCACGCAGCAGGGCTATCCCGAGCTTCGATGA
- a CDS encoding fatty acid desaturase — protein sequence MAEYFDADHAREVAALGTGFTARTEWPTWLLIAVIYGGWFAVLALLRSGVLTLAAATPSLIVLCAWHMSLQHELLHGHPTRFAWLNMALGWPPLAVWFPYAVYRESHMAHHRDEALTVPGIDPETNYVQHAQWARLPRWHRVLWHARKSFVGRVVIGPPMSVAAMLAGAARTLRGGDWRHVPMWLAHLAAVVLLLAWVQRYAGMPWWWYLAAVTWPALGLAMVRSLYEHRAASHPKARIAINEAGLVMRFLYLNNNYHLVHHDLPRLPWFQLPRAYRMRRDAYRHKCGGFVIEGYAALFRRYAWRATDAPAHPFGDNAAQ from the coding sequence ATGGCCGAATACTTCGACGCAGACCACGCGCGGGAAGTCGCCGCGCTCGGCACAGGCTTCACCGCGCGCACGGAATGGCCCACCTGGCTATTGATCGCCGTGATTTACGGTGGCTGGTTTGCGGTGCTGGCCCTCTTGCGCTCAGGTGTCCTTACGCTTGCCGCCGCCACGCCATCCCTCATTGTGCTGTGCGCATGGCATATGTCGCTCCAGCACGAATTGCTGCACGGTCATCCCACCCGGTTCGCATGGCTGAACATGGCGCTGGGCTGGCCGCCGCTCGCCGTGTGGTTTCCCTATGCGGTGTACCGCGAAAGCCATATGGCGCATCACCGCGACGAAGCGCTGACCGTGCCCGGCATCGACCCCGAAACGAACTATGTGCAGCACGCGCAATGGGCTCGTTTGCCGCGCTGGCATCGCGTGCTATGGCACGCACGCAAGAGCTTCGTCGGGCGTGTGGTGATCGGCCCGCCCATGAGCGTGGCGGCGATGCTCGCGGGCGCGGCGAGAACGCTGCGCGGTGGCGACTGGCGCCACGTGCCGATGTGGCTCGCGCACCTCGCCGCCGTCGTGCTGCTGCTCGCATGGGTGCAGCGTTACGCGGGCATGCCGTGGTGGTGGTATCTCGCCGCTGTTACCTGGCCCGCGCTTGGACTTGCGATGGTCCGCTCGCTGTACGAGCATCGCGCGGCGTCGCATCCCAAGGCGCGCATTGCCATCAACGAGGCCGGGCTCGTCATGCGCTTCCTGTATCTGAACAACAACTACCATCTCGTGCACCACGACCTGCCGCGCCTGCCGTGGTTTCAACTGCCGCGCGCCTACCGTATGCGGCGCGACGCCTATCGGCACAAGTGCGGCGGCTTCGTGATCGAAGGCTACGCCGCGCTCTTCAGGCGCTACGCGTGGCGCGCGACGGATGCGCCCGCGCATCCGTTCGGCGACAACGCGGCGCAGTGA